The Magnolia sinica isolate HGM2019 chromosome 9, MsV1, whole genome shotgun sequence sequence agcattttcttggtcttgagcaaaaattgtgaaaatttttaatttttttttttggactttcttgtgaattcgaaggaattttgacagccatctagggcacttggaatttcaagatacatgatgtaggaaaattaagacgcttggattcagtatctgttagatttcacagttaagttagaactattaatccatgattagaagttttaaacattgattgaatcataattttacatgtcacatctcgcttacacattaagatttcattcgatattgaaggattaatttggtaatcactaagcttgaaaggaaccaacctgagaaattgaaaagattaggcgaatggttttcactataggtttgctccctataggtatagatttaattccctatgaatgatatgagaaaaagttgggtgtacagtctttaccataggtttgctccctataggtgaggactcaattccccttcttggcgttactttcagttaaaaaaaaatcaaatattaaaagaataaaaagataatgtgtaagccaagttgggttatcgtgaattctcttattggttaccaataatatccttaaatagagaggtgaatctcaatgttgataagtcgagattagactatacatccatggaattcaatgtttggaattgttctaattaagggattaatatttgaacttgattatgaagtttactgtgagcttgatttcaggagaaagtaatgccaacaatcatgaatcgtagacttctaattctggattattttcaaaaatcactcgagtttataaaatgTGTTCTGCAATttccaatttatttttcgcatactttgctcgggactagcaaaatgctggttgggggttgtgttgagggtcaaatattgcatattagactccagttattacttggatctacaagcataattccATTTAATGGCTGacttaatcatgtttgtgttgcagggcgtgtttacgagcctggactaggaaaaggtactaaaagcatgaatttaatggcctgaaatcaccaaggcaagtgacggaccccaggagaccaagatcgatagatgTGCATGCcaaggattcaagaaaatcaagaaattggagcttaagtggcccaaaagacgtccaaaatgcaagatcacagggttttcaccatccgatcagctcaaaactttttacatggcctgagggtcataaattaaccgtacacgtaaattttcatccattggatcgctatggaagtggcccaacggacagatcagcccacaatttactgatctgggacccacctgatctctggatactcctCATCTTCGATCTCAACGTcttaaatcatgagaagaacaagatggatggtgtggatttctcataatcatcatacagtgtacatagtacactttttgcactaatacttgcatggcaacacagggacgtctccCTCTCCAATTCAAATTCTCCCCAGCGCGCAAACAGAGCTCGCAGCTGGCGTTTGTGGGCCACCACTATGATGCaatggactgatccggaccgtccatcagaagcccttgCCCCCTATCATCCTCGCCTAGATGGCGAAATTTCAAGAAACATCAGAGGCCGGCTGTTAATCGTCAAAACTAATGGCGAACGGCTGAATGAAATCATCCCTGGACCGCACCAATTTTTATCCAAAAACAGTGAGTCCCACTTGTTTTTTCGAGCTGAtacgaatagacggagtggatcttcCAAAAAaccagtgaagtgggccccaccacgcgtCAGCACGTGCCCTGTTACGGGCATTCGTGAAAACCGGACGCCGCCCGGCTTTCTCGGGCTGTTATGCGTCCATGATGGTGGtcggatgcatgatccagaccgaCCAATCATGTGTAAGGTCTAATGTAACCACGCCCAAGAGGTCAGATCGTCAAACTGGTGGGCCAAACCGCACCAAACGCGGGTCGAATGCAAGCACTTCTTGCGTAAAATCAGAGCAACAGCGGGATTCTCTGGACAGTTTCCTGCTCGTGAAACTTCCGCAGGGAGTGCGGAAATCCCTCTCCGAGGACAGCTCTATAAAGAGGGAGGGAAGCTGAAGGACGTGGGGTGCGGTGGAGCATTGAAGGAGAGAAGACGTGAAGGAACGGAGGAAGGCGGTGGAGCATTGAAGGAGAGAAGACGTGAAGGAACGGAGGAAGGCGGGGAGCTTAGCTTAAAGGTGAAGCAGCAGGAGGGACTTGGCTGGACGATTGCAGGAGAGAGAGTGAGGCAGCATGTGAAGAATGACGTAAAGCTGGTTTTTTTTTGTTCCTTccctcttgttcttttctttcttctttttctattatcACTTGTTTTGAGTTTaagccattcatgtgtggctaaacctcttagctggggctaagaggtgaagcctgtagcgagacgggagattatattttgttcctgtaatttcaaattcataaactgaacgtgattctagttgattattcaaagaatatttttcttagtctttaatggtctgttgtgactgaaattacaatgggtttgcaatggctttgaatatttctttttcctttttatgtttatgaagtcaggaagccctgttatttATCATTGTTCcataggcatggtaggatgacagtacccttcctgaccttcatggcatgttgattggttggtaattagtttaattcttttgttaactttgtctcctgggcatggtgtggtgatggaatccattctaattcatatacctttcatctctttaaaattatatcagaagaagttcagtttaattttcatgatttttgaagcaggcataagatctccctgatctctacaagtggatcctctgaatccctagtttccttcctctgaattccttaaagttttagataattattccacaattattccttaaattctatttagtTTAGATCACATtttagcctagttctagttctacttggtttcagataatgtacaggtatcagtccctgtggattcgacctcggtcttaccgagtttattactacatcacaaccctatacttggggaatgaacattaacctaattttaacTTGAGATAACATGTGATAATCAAATCACTTATTCTTAATAAAATTAAAGAGGCATGTCAATTATTCAATTTAAGAGTTAATTGCATAAAAGATTAGCATATTCGTGTACTGAGACAAATAGATTAACCAAGTAACTCAATAAGTTCTAAATTTAAGTAATTAAAACATCATCTATAATAAGATTAACAAACTCAAGTGATAAGCTTAAGGGGAGGGGGGGACCTCACTTTGGGATGCAGATACACTTGCTTGGCTTACAAAGCACAAAAGATATGCTCCACTAGGAGTCCAAATATCCACACCTGAGTCAACATAAATGAACTCATCTTCACTAAACTTGGCTATATCACAAACTAAATTGGCTCAACCTGGTTTCGAACGAACtccatctaaatagtgaaatccggcacactctagAAGAGAGTGCGTTAGCCGGGAGTAGGCACGTATCCAAACTACTTTACATTTTATGCAATGGGTTGCATGATTTAAATTTCTATCTGTTATATTTTGTTGAACAATATACTTGATTTATTTACTACAACAAACATGTTTGACATAATGCTTAAATGATACTTTCACTAAGTAGACTTTGTTTTTGCACTTCTTCTTGTTTGTATTCCTTTACATAAGTATTTAGAAGTATATGTTGATTATTTAGTtaaattttgaaaagtcctatttacccccctctaagacattagCCATATCTTAAAGCTTCTCTTATAGCGGAAAAACTGCAATTTCAAGATTGAGCCTCTTTATTACGCCTTCTTGGGATACTTGTTCAATGCTTGCTTGTTCTTGAATTAACTTCTCATTTGTTCCCACGATCGTTGATGTGAATGCTTCAGCTCCTATGATCAATCACCTTATATTTGATGCTTTAATGAGATGACTAAGGTAATGGATGAGAgtgaaatctcctacaactaaataGATAGTTGTTATCCAATGCAGATTCACGTAGATGGGTGTTCTAGAGGTTAATAGACTAAGGATTTTCCTATAAAATTGTGTCTACTCactagaaaatggtggagatcaAGTACATCCTCAtaatggaggttggaatcctcattaaaaTGGTAAATCTCAAATAACATGACTTGAATCTCATAGGTTTAGAGGCTTAAAAGTGGATTTAAGAGTGGGGAATCACCTAAGCTCTAAtgacattaaaaaaatcataaaaaattacaAGGTTGAAATGCCCTTTATAAAGAAGTTGAGTTCTAATGACTATAAACAAGCATAAAATGACACCTTCGATCGATTGATCGACGTGTCGATCGGTCAAACTTAGTTTCGCTTTGGCTAGAAAAGTTGCTAGATTAATTTTTTTGGCCATTCTTGATGGCTCAATCGATCAATCGATTGAGGATTCGCTCGTTTGATCGAGGATCAATCGAAATCACCCAGAGTTATGCCGTCTTTGGGATTACAATTTACAACAGCTCTAAATCTCTATAGCCTATCTAAGCATGTCTAAATAAGGATCCTAAGGCCAAGGTATGATCAAATAAAGATTACCTATTAAGGAATAGATCATTTAGAGTTTAAGGTTGTTTTGAGTCTATTTGGGTCTAAGGGTTAGGATCCCCAAGGCACCTCATGATTTACCTGTTCTTCACTCTTTGATATTTCATGTCCTCTTGTATCTTCGATCTTTagtttccaagggctcaaccgacttatCGACACACGAACACATGTGATTGACTAAAAAGTGCACTAATAGGAAGGTGATCTATGTTAGCACGCCTCTAGCATGCCACTTTGAGTTATCAACAAGGTTATGTCTGAGTATAGAAAAGGAGATTTCAGATATGTTATGGGTATGATATGCAAGTATAgtggggagtctcatgtatgtaatGGTTTGCACAAGGCTAAATATCTGACAAAAGTTAGTACGGTTAATAGATATATGGCGAATGTAGGAAATGAGCATTGGAATGTCGTTAAGTAGATTCTAAGGTATCCCAAGTGCACAATTGACACTAGAATCATATTCGGAGGACATGGAACTTTAGGTGGAGTCTTAGACTATGTGGATTTGAATTTTATAAGTGATCTAGACAACAGGAGGTTCGCTACGGGATATATTTTCACATTAGCAGGCCGACCGGTATGTTGGAGACCTATGTTATAGTCTATAATAGAGTTCTCCATAACCGATGCATAATATATAATTATGACAGAGGCATCAAAGGAGGCACTATGGTTGAAAGGTCTGATAGGAGAACTCAGGTTGAAGTAAGAGGTGATTCGTTTACTTTGTGATAGTCAGAGTTCTATCCATCTAGTGATGAATTAGGTGTATTACGCgagaaccaagcacattaacGTGATGTTCCATAAGATACAAGAACTCATTACTTTTAAATAGATTCTGTTTCGAAAGATCCACATGGACAAAGATGCTACTGATATGTTGACTAAGCCGATGACCAGAGGGAGTTCAAGCATTGCTTGTGCTTGATCAATCTCTCCATCCATTATTAAGATTGTGGACCATTGTACAGGGGTGTTAATGGATATACATTCTAGGTGGAGAATGCTGGGAGTAGTCTATGCTCAAGGTGGAGGTTATAAGAGAGATCTTTAAGGTAACTTATCATAATGCAAGTCAATGTGGAGATTATTGTGTGGGATGCCTTGGATTCTGTTGATCTGCTGGTGTAAAGAAACCCTATCTCAGTTCGATCGGTGTCTTTTCAGTTCAAACAAATTAGGGAAGGTTTCTTAGTTTTCTCACTATGAAGATTTACACATTTTCATTTCGACCAAAATATGTGAGTTGGTTTATTTCGATTTGACAGAAGGTCCCATTCGGTCCGACTGACAGATTACACAGATTAGTACAAATAATGGTATTTAAGTCCGTTTTTTATTAGAGCTTAGATTATATGAGTGCTTTCTCTTTAACGGCAAGTGTTTTATGAGGTGAGTCAAttttctacacttgtaagggCATGGGAAGGAATTTTTTCAAGGGGCCAGAGTTTTTCTAGGTGGGCATTGTAAGGGTAGATTAGGTTTCTGCTATAATCGAAGAAGAAGAGTAGTGTAAACTCTAATGcttttaattatagtggatttctatcgTTTTGTGCTGTAGTTGTTTCCCACAAGGATTTTCTACATTAATTATCTTATGCTTTGTGTGATTATTTTATAGGTTATTGTTTATTTGATTGTTTTatcttttttgaacatgcttccACAAAGTGTATAAATTAACTATGGTATTAGATTCAAATTTCTAATACTTAAGGTTGATCTAAAATTATTGTGGATGGGATTAGATTATAGTggtgtgagataagtgttggaaCTCCAATAGGGAGTCCTATGATTTCCTAACCTATAAGTATTATTCTATGATATCTAGTTGACCTTAAATTGTAACCCTCATTGTAACCCTCATTTGGCTACTGGTGACTTTAAGTTATATACATTATCTCATCTAAGTAAAATCGCACCTTAATTACATAAATGCTAAAGGAGAGTAAGAAAAGGTCAAGTAAGTGAGGACATCGTGCTCGCATGAAAGCACTCATTAACTAATAATAGTTGGCAGTCCAACATCTAAACCAATTCATTACTATTGAAACATCAATTTTAAAACTTTTGCATAAAATATATTAACAATTAAACATCTTAATAACCCAATATTCTTCTTATTATAATATGTTGATGGCTTTTTCATATTAAATTCATTGTCTAgcataatataaaataaacaaaaagaaacacATCTTCTGATATATCCAATATGAATACAAGTACACTCTTAACCCAAGACTAAATATATCCAGAGCTTGTTTAGAAACATATTCAACAAAGTAACTTTGTTTGAAAATATTTCTCAACATAATTACCGATAATAACTTAGTAATGACTGAGGTAAGACAAACCTCCATCTAACATTTGTGATCTAACTTGTATGTCTCTGTGAATCATGACCCTAAGATACTGGTTCTTGattgcatgtatttctgaagcCACATCTTTCATGTACATTCGTTCTCTTGGAGACTCTGAAGAGCACAACACAccgattttgaccattaaaatcaaGCATTCATGCATTCTATTTCTTGTATTGATATGATTTTCATTGCCCTGAGTAACTTCAGTGTCTTATATAAGCAGTTGTGGCTCAACAATCTCCATTACTCGTTCAGGCAAAGCCAACTTAGCCaaatgatgaaggcttagattgtccttaaacaTGCCATCAGTTGGCCCCTTTCCAGTGATCATCTCCAATAGAAGGATTCCATAGCTGTAAACATCTCCTTGCGTAGATGCTTTACTGCCCATTGCATATTCTGTAATTTATACATCTCTTATTAGAATGTAAGTGACCATTTGGATACAAATAATATTAAAGGTTAAATTTAGAGAGGGGGAATATTCTATTTAAACAAGTAATTATCATTTTTGCTATTCTAAGGATCTAAATTTCTAACATCAATTGGTGTGCTATGAACTTGTAAGTGCATACAAAGATGTTCAAAATTGATCAAGACTCTATTAGTAAAGTGAAAGAACAAAACATGTCAAtcatcaactaaacaaaagactTAATGTTATGATTTTTGTGTAACACATATCTTAACTAAAGACATTATAAGAAAATAATTCCTTATATCTTGCTATGGTATGCTTAATGTGGGGTGCAAGTGAGTACAACTTTGTCTATTTAGGGCATATCCTTTAAATCTGAGGTCATTCTTTCAGGATCCAAAACCAGATAAAATCAGGTTCAGGTAAGATTTACTAGTgtttcacattcaatgtacaAGAGGTAGCCTACTTGATCACAAGAATGATTAGGCTAGAACCCACATAATGAATAGGCATTAGTCATATGTGGGGGCTTATAAAAGCCTAAGCCATTCAACAAGTGGAACCCATTATAAAAATACCATGCCAATACAGTAAAACGTTCCATTAATCAACAACACCTATGGGAAAACttggaacttagaaaaacatgaCTACTATTTCGTGTTCAAGGTACATGTGGTTGATCAACGTACACAGATCTCCCTATTCAACTTGGAAGCATAATCTTATCCCAGTGCATATTTGAAATGGTCCCAACTCATGGATGGCTATGATTTTATTGTGTATACCACAATAACATGTGTACTTTTCTGGTACATCTGAGAACCCAAAGAAGTGACCGTGTGAGTGTGAGATGCTCCAACCACATGTATGCTTTGAATTAGTATATTTGGTATACCTCTTAAAAGTGCCCATATGAGTGGATGAGCCTTACTTTGGCACAAGATTGTCTTCATACTGGGATTACCTTGTCCCACACACCCAAGTAGATAAGTGTAAAGATATCCAAGAGGCTAGAATACCTTTTTGTCCATACAATTACTAGGGGTGCGCTCTCACCTTTTGGgggtgtgtgtagagagagaacGTTTCACGTTCAattggttggaccacaagttacgcTCTACCCAATGAATAACCTACAACCTCTTAAGTGAATGCGGCACATCCAACCAATCTAATaggttaggcccaccatgaggatcattaatttacactgcaaaaatcagcttcatccaccCATAAGGTGGATCACATATATAACAAAAACAATGACCATCCATTGATAAATAGACTTGCTCAATTATTTGATGGTTGATTTTTTCACGAGGTAATCCTTGTCATAGGGCCAATcgattgaatggattggatgcttaTTTGAAATCCACCCAGATCACAAGGTTTGTCACTGTATTTCACACCAGGGCCCAAAAAACATTccctttcatgatttaggtagaccACATAATTGGAAATAATACACAAGGAAACACTCACCTTCTAAATTGTTTCAATTCgtatggctcacctgaatcacggatgggTCTGATTTTTGAGCCCCGGGCCTTATTTTAGTGTGCAAGCTAATGTTGGAGTTGATTTCATATTACCATGGTAGTGGACCCTGTAAAAATTAAGGGTTGTCCTCTCTCCTTACTTTTagttggatgtggcccacttgaatcataggtAAGCCTAATTTTTGGCCCTGAATCTTACACGGGATGATGTATCTAATGATCCGAGTGAATTTCATAGTGGTGGGCATCTCTCTCCCCAATTATTTCCCTTGGAATGGCTAACCTAAATCAGAAacagtcattttttttttttaaaaccttggGCCTAACATGAGCTAATGCATGTATGGGTTAGAATGGATTTCAGAtgcatatatcacagtgggcctacccAAGCCCACTCTACTTTTCTCACATGTCTAGTCTCCGGGGCAGCGAATAGTCAAACTAGGTGGGTGTGTGCTTCTGTTCATATTCATGGATTCATATACAAGAAAGTAGATACGGTAATAGACAAATTTGTTACCTGGAGCGATGTATCCAACAGATCCCTTGATTCCAACCGAGCTAGTTTGAGCAACCTCAGGTAAGAACCTGGCTAGCCCAAAATCACCCACACgagcaatcatgtcatcatcaagaagaatATTGCTTGGCTTTAAATCTCGATGAATGATTGGCGTTTGGCAATGATTATGTAGATAATCCAGTGCAGAAGCCACATCAATAGCTATGTTTAGCATTTGAGTAAACTTCAAGTTCCTTCCAAGCTGCTCATGACCATCTTTGTGCAACCACTTGTCTAGACTTTCATTGGGCATGTACTCGTAAACTAgagctttaaaatcattgccCTTGAAATCAATGCTTACACAGCAAGTTAGGATCTTAACAagattccgatgcctaatgtttTTTAAGGTTTCGCATTCAGCCATGAAGCTCCTCAGAGCTCCTTgttgttgaagattgaagactttcaCTGCTACCATAGTTCCATCACGATCTAGAGCCCCTTTATATACAGAGCCAAAACTTCCGGTGCCGACCAAATTGGCAGAAGAGAAGCCATCTGTTGCTTTAAAGAGTTCCGCATAAGACATGGTGACGAAAGGATCCTCCGCAGAAGGCACATCAACAGGATTCCTTCTTGACTTTCTTAGCCAATAAAAAGTGGCAAAGATGCATGATACTAACATAAGGAAcaggacaacaacaacaactgagATTTTTACTTTTGATGCAAGAGACTTTCTCCGTTTCTTGGAAGCTTGGCTAGAGCATTGAGGCAAATTTAATTCTCGAATACCCCCACAAAGCTTACTATTTCGAAGCACTGAAACTTGACTGGCATTTCCAAAGACCCCTTGTTTCGGTAATTCACCCTCAAAATTATTGTAGGATAGATTTAGAGACTCTAGAGCAAGCTTCTCCAGATATTTTGGAATCTCCCCGGAAAGATTGCTGCGTGAAAGATCCAGGTATCGAAGGCCTCTTAGAGTACTAAATGTTGGAGGAATTGATTCTTGAAAGAAGTTTCCATCCAACAAGAGATACTCTAGGCTGAGACAATTGCCTAGCGAGCTTGGAATTTCTCCTGACAATTTGTTATTTGAAACACTCAATGTTGTGAGAGTTTTCAAGTAACCAACTTCGACTGGCAAACTACCAGTAAAAGAGTTATTTCCAATGTAAAGTTCAATCAAAGATGGAAAGATGAAAAGTTGTTTGGGTAAGCTACTGCTGAACTTATTACTGTCGAGGTATATGAATTGCAGGTTTATGCAATTACCAAGAGTTGAAGGTATGCTCCCCGATAGATTGTTTTCATATAAACTGAGTACCAACAATTGGGAGATGTTGCCTAAGGAAGACGGAATTTGCCCTGATACTTCATTTTCTGCAAACCAAAGCTTTCTTGCCTGGTTAAGCTTCCCAATACCAATGGGAATAGTACCTGTTAAAAAGTTATTCCCCATATGCAGTACTGTTAAGTCGACAAGATTCTGAATCCCAGATGGGATGCTTCCGAAAATCTTGTTATCTCCCAAAGTTAGCCAAGTCAGTTGGGTCGAAATATTAGACATGGAGTGGGGCAATGCACCACTGAGATGATTCCCGCGTACCTGCAGCACTCGCAATCTACTGCAATTGGTCAAAGAATTGAGAAAAATCAAGTCATGAGATTTTCCAATTCCAAGTTTATTACCCCACAAACGTAAGTCCGACAGACCCTTGAGGCTTCCAAAATTCGCAGGTACAGATCCGCTAAAGCTATTGCTATCAAGGTCAAGAATTACGAATCCTgaagcattggataatgaaattGGTATGGGTCCTGTGAATTGGTTTGCTCGGGTGGAAAGCCATTGGAGATTAGGAAGAGTGAGGCCTAAGTTAGGAGGAAGGTTTCCATGCAATCTGTTAGTTCCCACGTCCAAAATGTTAATAAAGGAGAGATTGTACAGCTGGGGAGGAATCCTACCTGACACTTCATTTTCACTAATGCCAAACCCTTCTAAGCTTGCCAACCGACCAAGGTCATCTGGTATGCTGCCATCCAGACTGTTTCTGGAGAGATAAAGGATAGTGAGAGacgaaaggtttccaagtgaaAGTGGGATGCTTCCTGTAAGATTGTTCTCACCAAGAACCAATACAGTGAGTTTCAATAGAGAGCCAATCTCAGTTGGAATCCTCCCTGACAACTGATTCCGCTGAAGAGCAAGGAATTCGAGTTTCGAACAGTAGGTCAGATTTGTTGGAATTTCTCCGGTGAGTGTGTTATTGGGCAGACGGAGAAACTGCAGGCGGAACAACTGGCCCATCTGTTCAGGAATCGGCCCGCTGAAGCTGTTATTTGCGAGATCGATTCTCTTGAGGAAGGTGAGGTTACCTATGAAGggagatatggggcccactaagTTCTTGTTTGTGAGATTCAAGGCAGCGACCCTTTGAGGATGGCTGCGACCACCGCATGTGACTCCTTGCCAGCGACAGAAGTGGAGAGTATGGTTCCATGAGCTCAAGGAATGGAGAGGACCGTCGGTTATCAGATCTTTAAAGTGGAGCAAAGCAAGGTGATCGGTTTCGTTGGAGAAGTGAGCGGCTGATCCGAAGAAGCATGGAACGTGAGTGGAAGAGACAAGGAGAAGTGACCAAAATGCCCATAGGGTCATAGGTGGGAACTCCGTATTAGAGTTTGTGAATGAAGGAAAGCCAAAGTGAGGAGACAAATATGGAGCGGATTCTGAACTCTTGATGGCTTGAGGGGTCTACTTATAAGAAAATGATCAAGATGATtttggtgggtcccattttaCCATATTATTTCAGATAATTTTGGTCTGTCCCATtttacaattttatttatttatttatttatgtatttatttatttttacacacgcacacaaacccccacacactcacgtcgTAGTTGGATTTCAccactattttattttctttctttctttcttttcttcttcttcattttttttttttttttcccaaataacGTATCAGGTCGGTGTCCAAAAGGGACGCCGATTCGGTCCCACCCCGTCGGTAAGTGCATCCGCAGTCAAATCGTGCGATGGAGGACTTGACCAGAAGTCGAACTAGGTGGATTGCGTCCAAACCCCGCCCGTCTTCAGCTGAGAAAGGGCAAGAGGTttaagtggccaccatgatgtatgggtcttatccacaccaaaAGCCCATCTAAGAGTAAATTCAGAAGGGTGGGGAACTTTTCCtccgtggggtggcccacctgagattagcGTTGGATTG is a genomic window containing:
- the LOC131254788 gene encoding probable LRR receptor-like serine/threonine-protein kinase At3g47570 gives rise to the protein MTLWAFWSLLLVSSTHVPCFFGSAAHFSNETDHLALLHFKDLITDGPLHSLSSWNHTLHFCRWQGVTCGGRSHPQRVAALNLTNKNLVGPISPFIGNLTFLKRIDLANNSFSGPIPEQMGQLFRLQFLRLPNNTLTGEIPTNLTYCSKLEFLALQRNQLSGRIPTEIGSLLKLTVLVLGENNLTGSIPLSLGNLSSLTILYLSRNSLDGSIPDDLGRLASLEGFGISENEVSGRIPPQLYNLSFINILDVGTNRLHGNLPPNLGLTLPNLQWLSTRANQFTGPIPISLSNASGFVILDLDSNSFSGSVPANFGSLKGLSDLRLWGNKLGIGKSHDLIFLNSLTNCSRLRVLQVRGNHLSGALPHSMSNISTQLTWLTLGDNKIFGSIPSGIQNLVDLTVLHMGNNFLTGTIPIGIGKLNQARKLWFAENEVSGQIPSSLGNISQLLVLSLYENNLSGSIPSTLGNCINLQFIYLDSNKFSSSLPKQLFIFPSLIELYIGNNSFTGSLPVEVGYLKTLTTLSVSNNKLSGEIPSSLGNCLSLEYLLLDGNFFQESIPPTFSTLRGLRYLDLSRSNLSGEIPKYLEKLALESLNLSYNNFEGELPKQGVFGNASQVSVLRNSKLCGGIRELNLPQCSSQASKKRRKSLASKVKISVVVVVLFLMLVSCIFATFYWLRKSRRNPVDVPSAEDPFVTMSYAELFKATDGFSSANLVGTGSFGSVYKGALDRDGTMVAVKVFNLQQQGALRSFMAECETLKNIRHRNLVKILTCCVSIDFKGNDFKALVYEYMPNESLDKWLHKDGHEQLGRNLKFTQMLNIAIDVASALDYLHNHCQTPIIHRDLKPSNILLDDDMIARVGDFGLARFLPEVAQTSSVGIKGSVGYIAPEYAMGSKASTQGDVYSYGILLLEMITGKGPTDGMFKDNLSLHHLAKLALPERVMEIVEPQLLI